A portion of the Carya illinoinensis cultivar Pawnee chromosome 11, C.illinoinensisPawnee_v1, whole genome shotgun sequence genome contains these proteins:
- the LOC122281937 gene encoding uncharacterized protein LOC122281937 isoform X1 produces MEGSSSSQPSDSNHPTASGASKFLADLPSLGFFSSTVVSSNPGGMRVYICDHETSPPGKCINLEILLEFPYLLFKGLNISVEEDQQIKTNQQNILIRSLMLRRQKSDSISKDVKGLTATEGSRKRVAERTPDARTSAKRANSQISTRQEGSNSQASSRDFQSFTVEKLRALLKARGLSIKGKKDELITRLKGTTG; encoded by the exons ATGGAGGGCTCGTCGTCCTCTCAGCCGTCCGATTCGAATCATCCAACGGCTTCTGGCGCGTCCAAGTTCCTCGCCGACCTTCCCTCCCTGGGGTTCTTCTCCTCCACCGTTGTCTCTTCAAACCCG GGTGGAATGCGAGTATATATTTGTGACCATGAAACGTCACCTCCAG GCAAGTGTATCAATTTAGAAATTCTATTGGAATTCCCGTATCTTTTATTCAAGGGACTGAACATTTCTGTTGAAG AggaccaacaaataaaaacaaaccagcAGAACATATTGATCAGATCACTCATGCTTAGGAGACAGAAGAGCGATTCCATTTCAAAGGATGTGAAGGGTTTAACTGCAACCGAGGGTTCTAGAAAGAG GGTCGCTGAAAGAACTCCAGATGCCCGAACTTCAGCTAAGAGAGCCAATAGTCAAATTAGTACTCGACAAG AAGGATCAAACAGTCAGGCATCTAGTAGAGACTTCCAGAGCTTCACAGTTGAGAAGCTTCGTGCCCTTTTGAAGGCAAGAGGTCTTTCCATTAAAGGAAAGAAG GATGAGCTGATTACACGGCTGAAAGGGACTACTGGATAA
- the LOC122281498 gene encoding SNF1-related protein kinase regulatory subunit gamma-1 has translation MAAMGESPRSGLSSPEAKLGMRVEDLWDVMEPQLSPTEKLNACFESILVSAFPPSSSNIVEIRSDASLGEAVQILAEHKILSAPVVDVDAPEDANWMDRYVGIVEFAGIVVWILHQSEPPSPRSPLSPASGTALAAATNGLNPELGCLGPESAATTPGNFFEALTSSDLYKNTKVRDISGSFRWAPFLALEKSNSFLAMLLLLSKYKLKSLPVVDLGERKIDNIITQSAVIHMLAECAGLQWFESWGTKKLSELGLPMMTSDRVIKVYEDEPVLQAFKLMRKKRIGGIPVVENGGSRAVGNISLRDVQFLLTAPKIYHDYRSITAKNFLSAVRSYLENHQEVSPILSGMITCKKDNTVKELILLLDSEKIHRIYVVDDDGNLEGVITLRDIISRLVHEPRGYFGDFFDGVLPLPQNSRV, from the exons ATGGCGGCGATGGGCGAGAGTCCGAGGAGTGGGTTGTCGAGTCCAGAGGCAAAGCTGGGGATGCGGGTGGAGGATCTGTGGGACGTGATGGAGCCACAGCTCAGTCCCACTGAGAAGCTCAACGCTTGCTTTGAGAGCATCCTCGTTTCTGCGTTTCCTCCGTCTTCTTCAAATATAG TTGAGATTAGATCGGATGCCAGTCTAGGCGAAGCTGTTCAAATTCTGGCTGAACATAAAATTCTTAGCGCACCGGTTGTGGATGTTGATGCACCCGAGGACGCCAATTGGATGGACAGATACGTTGGCATTGTTGAGTTTGCAGGGATTGTTGTTTGGATTCTGCATCAG TCTGAACCACCATCTCCCAGGAGTCCACTCAGTCCAGCCAGTGGAACTGCCCTTGCAGCAGCAACTAATGGATTGAATCCTGAACTTGGGTGTCTAGGCCCCGAATCTGCAGCAACAACTCCAGGAAACTTTTTTGAAGCTCTGACTTCTTCTGATTTGTATAAGAACACAAAG GTTCGCGACATCTCTGGGTCATTCCGTTGGGCTCCATTTCTCGCTTTGGAGAAATCCAATTCTTTTCTGGCCATGCTCTTACTGCTTTCAAAGTATAAATTGAAGAGTCTTCCTGTGGTTGATTTGGGTGAAAGGAAAATCGATAACATCATCACACAATCTGCCGTTATTCATATGCTAGCAGAATGTGCTGGGCTTCAGTGGTTTGAAAGTTGGGGAACCAAGAAACTATCGGAGCTTGGTCTTCCCATGATGACATCTGATCGTGTTATCAAG GTTTATGAGGATGAACCAGTGCTCCAGGCATTTAAGCTGATGAGAAAAAAGAGGATTGGAGGGATACCTGTTGTTGAAAATGGAGGTAGCAGGGCAGTGGGTAATATAAGCTTAAGAGACGTTCAGTTCCTACTAACTGCACCAAAGATCTATCATGATTACAG ATCTATCACTGCAAAGAACTTCCTATCGGCTGTTAGAAGCTACTTGGAGAATCATCAGGAGGTCTCCCCAATTTTGAGTGGCATGATTACTTGCAAAAAGGACAACACAGTTAAAGAATTAATTCTCCTACTCGACTCTGAGAAGATCCACCGGATATACGTCGTTGATGATGATGGGAATCTAGAAGGAGTGATCACGCTCAGAGACATCATCTCAAGGCTTGTACACGAGCCCCGTGGCTATTTTGGCGATTTCTTTGATGGTGTTCTCCCCCTGCCCCAAAACAGCAGGGTTTAA
- the LOC122281937 gene encoding uncharacterized protein LOC122281937 isoform X2: MEGSSSSQPSDSNHPTASGASKFLADLPSLGFFSSTVVSSNPGGMRVYICDHETSPPEDQQIKTNQQNILIRSLMLRRQKSDSISKDVKGLTATEGSRKRVAERTPDARTSAKRANSQISTRQEGSNSQASSRDFQSFTVEKLRALLKARGLSIKGKKDELITRLKGTTG; the protein is encoded by the exons ATGGAGGGCTCGTCGTCCTCTCAGCCGTCCGATTCGAATCATCCAACGGCTTCTGGCGCGTCCAAGTTCCTCGCCGACCTTCCCTCCCTGGGGTTCTTCTCCTCCACCGTTGTCTCTTCAAACCCG GGTGGAATGCGAGTATATATTTGTGACCATGAAACGTCACCTCCAG AggaccaacaaataaaaacaaaccagcAGAACATATTGATCAGATCACTCATGCTTAGGAGACAGAAGAGCGATTCCATTTCAAAGGATGTGAAGGGTTTAACTGCAACCGAGGGTTCTAGAAAGAG GGTCGCTGAAAGAACTCCAGATGCCCGAACTTCAGCTAAGAGAGCCAATAGTCAAATTAGTACTCGACAAG AAGGATCAAACAGTCAGGCATCTAGTAGAGACTTCCAGAGCTTCACAGTTGAGAAGCTTCGTGCCCTTTTGAAGGCAAGAGGTCTTTCCATTAAAGGAAAGAAG GATGAGCTGATTACACGGCTGAAAGGGACTACTGGATAA